A portion of the Rhodococcus pseudokoreensis genome contains these proteins:
- a CDS encoding phosphotransferase family protein: MHPSGSKVDWSALTPWLDAHSVGHGPIEDVRTLGGGTQNLLVRFQRSNTSYVLRCPAPGAGPRASAAMRREAALLSALRDTQVPHAELVASCDTEEVLGRAFYIALAVDGFSPRFEVSDALAADPEEQRKLGLAMVDALITLRDVDPVACGLVRKGRIPTGVPGQLGRLRAVFADYGLVEGWSPAELDGIEAIADRLEQTMPEDQEFLLTHGDFHMGNLIFNERDHGVEAIIDWELARVGDPLLDLGHMLCSWPIPPDPRFDGTARPMPGLPTRAEIITHYRDRTFADEGRIEWYHAYASYRLAVLLEGSHVRAMQGRGDIEVGRSLHRKAQALVEQGHAITAELSKRR; this comes from the coding sequence GTGCACCCGTCGGGGTCGAAGGTCGACTGGTCGGCCCTCACACCATGGCTGGACGCGCACAGCGTCGGCCACGGGCCCATCGAGGACGTGCGGACACTCGGGGGAGGGACTCAGAACCTTCTCGTGCGGTTCCAGAGGTCGAACACCTCGTACGTCCTTCGATGCCCGGCTCCAGGGGCCGGGCCACGCGCCAGCGCGGCCATGCGACGGGAGGCGGCGCTGTTGTCCGCGCTTCGTGACACACAGGTGCCTCATGCCGAGCTCGTTGCCAGCTGCGACACCGAGGAGGTGCTCGGCCGCGCGTTCTACATCGCTCTCGCGGTGGACGGCTTCAGCCCCCGATTCGAGGTCTCCGACGCGCTGGCTGCCGATCCGGAGGAGCAACGAAAGTTGGGCCTGGCGATGGTCGACGCGCTGATCACGCTACGCGACGTCGACCCAGTCGCCTGCGGGCTCGTCCGGAAAGGCCGAATCCCGACCGGAGTCCCAGGACAGCTCGGGCGCCTGAGGGCCGTGTTCGCCGACTACGGGTTGGTCGAGGGCTGGTCGCCAGCCGAGCTCGACGGGATAGAGGCGATCGCCGACCGTCTGGAGCAGACGATGCCCGAGGACCAGGAATTCCTGCTGACGCATGGAGATTTCCATATGGGCAACCTGATCTTCAACGAACGGGACCACGGTGTCGAGGCCATCATCGACTGGGAACTCGCAAGGGTGGGCGATCCTCTGCTGGACCTCGGCCACATGCTGTGCTCCTGGCCGATCCCCCCCGATCCGAGGTTCGACGGGACGGCCCGCCCCATGCCCGGGCTGCCTACCCGTGCGGAGATCATTACCCACTACCGGGACCGCACGTTCGCCGACGAGGGCAGGATCGAGTGGTACCACGCATACGCCTCCTATCGCCTGGCGGTGCTTCTCGAGGGCTCCCACGTCCGGGCGATGCAGGGGCGGGGCGACATCGAAGTAGGCCGGAGCCTGCACCGCAAGGCGCAGGCGTTGGTGGAACAGGGGCACGCGATCACCGCGGAGTTGAGCAAACGACGCTGA
- a CDS encoding acyl-CoA dehydrogenase family protein, with product MSWQFDTDPEFQKTLDWIDDFVTSEIEPVDRVITHAWDMSDPLRQKLIPPLQQIVKERGLWATHLTPELGGAGFGQMQLSLINEILGRTHSGPIVFGTQAPDSGNSEILAHFGTPELKKRYLEPLIANEIVSCFTMTEPQGGSNPTEFTTTAKLVGDEWVINGEKWFASNQRFADFFIIMAVTDPDAAPHRRLSMFVVPKDAPGITIVRNTGVWGHDYAEGTHAYARWEDVRVPSDHILGGVGDGFHVAQTRLGGGRVHHAMRTVGKATKALEMSLERAASRQTRGGRLGDQQFVQGMLADSWIELEQFRLLVLRTAWRIDKENDYKKVIKDIAAVKIALPKVLHDITSRAIQIHGSLGVSKELVLGKWLMESYHHALADGATEVHKVGLARQLMRNVEPWNEQFPSYHLPRLREEAEAKFARELSEVRAATSLEQE from the coding sequence GTGAGTTGGCAGTTCGACACAGATCCCGAGTTCCAGAAGACACTCGACTGGATCGACGATTTCGTCACCAGTGAGATCGAACCGGTGGACCGGGTAATCACTCATGCCTGGGACATGTCGGATCCTCTTCGGCAGAAGTTGATTCCGCCCCTGCAGCAGATCGTCAAGGAGCGAGGCCTCTGGGCGACGCACCTGACGCCCGAACTGGGCGGCGCCGGATTCGGGCAGATGCAGTTGAGCCTGATCAATGAGATTCTGGGCCGCACGCACAGTGGACCGATCGTGTTCGGGACGCAGGCACCGGACTCCGGCAACTCGGAGATCCTGGCCCACTTCGGTACGCCGGAGCTGAAAAAGCGCTATCTCGAACCGCTCATCGCAAACGAGATCGTGTCGTGCTTCACGATGACCGAACCCCAGGGCGGTTCTAATCCGACCGAGTTCACCACCACCGCGAAACTGGTCGGCGACGAATGGGTCATCAACGGCGAGAAGTGGTTCGCCTCGAACCAGCGCTTCGCCGACTTCTTCATCATCATGGCTGTGACAGACCCGGACGCGGCACCGCACCGGCGGCTGTCGATGTTCGTTGTCCCGAAGGACGCCCCGGGCATCACGATCGTCCGAAACACCGGTGTGTGGGGCCACGACTACGCCGAAGGCACCCATGCCTATGCGCGGTGGGAGGACGTGCGCGTCCCGAGCGACCACATCCTCGGTGGAGTGGGCGACGGCTTCCATGTCGCCCAGACCAGGCTTGGCGGCGGGCGTGTGCACCATGCGATGCGCACTGTCGGCAAGGCGACCAAAGCCCTGGAGATGTCGCTCGAGCGCGCCGCCTCACGGCAGACGCGCGGCGGCCGGCTCGGAGACCAGCAATTCGTCCAGGGCATGCTCGCCGACTCGTGGATCGAACTCGAGCAGTTCCGACTGCTGGTGCTGCGGACGGCTTGGCGCATCGACAAGGAGAACGACTACAAGAAGGTCATCAAGGACATCGCCGCCGTCAAGATCGCGCTGCCGAAGGTCTTACACGACATCACCTCCCGCGCGATTCAGATCCATGGATCACTCGGGGTGTCGAAGGAGCTCGTACTCGGCAAATGGCTCATGGAGAGCTACCACCACGCGTTGGCCGATGGCGCCACCGAGGTCCACAAGGTTGGTCTGGCGCGACAGTTGATGCGCAACGTCGAGCCCTGGAACGAGCAGTTCCCGTCCTACCACCTTCCGCGTCTGCGGGAGGAAGCCGAGGCCAAGTTTGCTCGCGAGCTCTCGGAAGTTCGGGCGGCAACTTCGCTGGAACAGGAGTGA
- a CDS encoding SDR family NAD(P)-dependent oxidoreductase encodes MTPQRDFSLEGKVALVTGGSRGLGREIVLGFAHAGADVVIASRNLDSCEKIAAEVRERTGRRALALQCHVGDWDSLPGALAKTLDEFGRLDILVNNAGLSPLYDSLESVTEALFDKVIDVNLKGAFRLSAIVGAHMRDGDGGSIINVSSVAAERPTPVELPYAAAKAGLNIITKGFAQAYGPKVRVNAIMAGPFLTDVSRHWNMEKAAKNLERYPLRRAGSPEEIVGAALFLASPMSSYTTGTILAVDGGRTSIG; translated from the coding sequence ATGACGCCTCAACGAGATTTCTCCCTCGAAGGCAAAGTCGCGCTGGTCACCGGTGGTAGTCGGGGTCTGGGTCGCGAGATCGTGTTGGGATTCGCCCATGCCGGGGCCGACGTCGTAATCGCCAGCAGGAACCTCGACTCCTGCGAGAAGATCGCGGCCGAGGTGCGCGAGCGGACTGGGCGTCGCGCGCTCGCGCTGCAGTGCCACGTCGGGGACTGGGACAGCCTCCCGGGGGCGCTGGCGAAGACCCTCGATGAGTTCGGCCGGCTGGACATCTTGGTGAACAATGCCGGTCTCTCACCCTTGTACGACTCCCTCGAGTCTGTCACTGAAGCACTCTTCGACAAGGTCATCGACGTAAATCTGAAGGGAGCGTTCCGGCTTTCGGCGATCGTTGGCGCTCACATGCGAGACGGCGACGGTGGCTCGATCATCAATGTGAGCTCTGTAGCGGCCGAACGACCGACGCCGGTGGAGCTTCCCTACGCGGCAGCGAAGGCAGGGCTCAACATCATTACGAAGGGCTTCGCACAGGCATATGGGCCGAAAGTGCGCGTCAACGCGATCATGGCCGGGCCGTTTCTCACCGATGTGAGCCGGCACTGGAACATGGAGAAGGCGGCGAAGAACCTTGAGCGTTACCCGCTCAGGCGTGCTGGTTCCCCGGAAGAGATCGTCGGTGCCGCTCTCTTCTTGGCAAGCCCCATGTCGTCGTACACGACGGGGACGATCCTGGCCGTTGACGGCGGCCGCACCTCTATCGGCTGA
- a CDS encoding thiolase family protein: MRDAVIVDAIRTPVGKRNGALREWHPVDLSAHVLKALVDRNSLDPVLIEDVIWGCVTTAGEQSGNVGRFAALAAGWPESIPGTIVDRACGSSQQALDFAAAGVIAGTYDLVVAGGVESMTRVPMGSNKNNGPGEPYGPTITARYGQSRFNQGVGAEMMAEKWKLSRAALDEFALESHVRAAAATESGAFAGQIAPLEGLDADGKTFKMFHDQGIRAGSSLEALGRLKPAFAEDGVITAGNSSQISDGAAALLITTSEKAAQLGLRPIARYHAGALAAVNPILMLSAPIPATEKVLRKTGLGVHDIDAFEVNEAFASVPAAWLNETGADPARVNPLGGAIALGHPLGGSGARLMTTLVHHLRDNGLRYGLQTMCEAGGMANATIVENLVLA; this comes from the coding sequence ATGCGCGATGCTGTGATTGTCGACGCTATACGGACTCCGGTGGGCAAGCGGAACGGCGCACTGCGGGAGTGGCACCCGGTCGACCTTTCGGCGCACGTCCTGAAGGCGCTGGTTGACAGGAACTCGCTGGATCCGGTCCTGATCGAGGACGTTATCTGGGGCTGCGTGACGACGGCCGGTGAGCAATCGGGCAATGTTGGTCGGTTCGCGGCTCTGGCCGCCGGATGGCCCGAGAGCATCCCGGGCACGATTGTGGATCGGGCGTGCGGGTCGTCGCAGCAGGCGCTCGACTTCGCTGCTGCGGGCGTCATCGCCGGTACCTACGACCTTGTCGTCGCAGGCGGTGTCGAGTCGATGACCCGAGTTCCGATGGGATCCAACAAGAACAACGGTCCCGGCGAGCCCTATGGCCCGACGATCACCGCGCGGTACGGTCAGTCGCGATTCAACCAGGGCGTCGGTGCGGAAATGATGGCCGAGAAGTGGAAATTGTCTCGCGCAGCGCTCGACGAGTTCGCGCTCGAGTCGCATGTACGGGCCGCCGCCGCGACCGAGAGTGGAGCGTTCGCCGGCCAGATCGCTCCTCTCGAAGGACTCGACGCAGACGGCAAGACGTTCAAGATGTTCCACGACCAGGGCATCCGCGCGGGCTCTTCGCTCGAAGCCCTCGGGCGTCTGAAGCCGGCCTTCGCCGAGGACGGCGTCATCACGGCGGGCAATTCGTCCCAGATCTCCGACGGAGCCGCGGCCCTGCTGATCACCACCTCCGAAAAGGCGGCCCAGCTGGGTCTGCGTCCGATCGCCCGTTACCACGCAGGAGCGCTCGCCGCCGTCAATCCGATCCTGATGCTGTCCGCACCGATTCCCGCCACCGAGAAGGTGCTGCGCAAGACAGGCCTCGGCGTGCACGACATCGACGCGTTCGAGGTGAATGAGGCGTTCGCCAGCGTCCCCGCAGCGTGGCTCAACGAGACGGGTGCAGATCCAGCGCGCGTCAACCCGCTCGGCGGTGCGATCGCTCTGGGGCATCCGCTTGGTGGCTCCGGCGCCCGGCTGATGACCACCCTGGTGCACCACCTCCGGGACAACGGGCTCCGGTACGGGCTGCAGACCATGTGCGAGGCGGGCGGAATGGCGAACGCAACCATCGTCGAGAACCTGGTATTGGCGTAA
- a CDS encoding enoyl-CoA hydratase/isomerase family protein, with amino-acid sequence MSSVENYFDRHEFVQMTRAENGVLEVVLHTEGGSLRWGTAAHRCLTRAFRDIALDRGNSVVLLTGAGDEFLGPRASEAGGQTATPDRNATYWEREAFSDGREMVNAILDIPVPVICAVNGPVRRHCETALLSDVIVASETASFEDSAHFHLQNLVPGDGIHVVATMLMGANRARAFMYTGNAIDAAEALRLGLVAEVLPQRDVLPRAREIADQIAAKPDIARRFTRALLIQPIRKQMVDLLGMGFAYEGLAAMGRNDSPE; translated from the coding sequence ATGTCATCGGTCGAGAACTACTTCGATCGTCACGAGTTCGTCCAGATGACGCGCGCGGAGAACGGCGTCCTGGAGGTAGTCCTGCACACGGAGGGCGGATCGCTGCGATGGGGCACAGCGGCGCACCGTTGCCTGACGCGCGCGTTCCGGGACATCGCACTCGATCGGGGCAATTCAGTCGTGCTCCTGACCGGGGCCGGCGACGAATTCCTGGGCCCACGAGCCAGCGAGGCCGGCGGGCAGACCGCCACACCCGACCGCAACGCGACCTACTGGGAGCGTGAAGCGTTCAGTGACGGTCGCGAGATGGTGAATGCCATCCTCGACATCCCGGTGCCGGTGATCTGTGCGGTCAACGGACCAGTTCGACGACACTGCGAGACTGCACTCCTGTCCGACGTGATCGTCGCGTCGGAGACGGCGTCCTTCGAGGACTCCGCGCATTTCCACCTGCAGAACCTCGTGCCGGGCGACGGCATCCATGTTGTCGCCACGATGCTCATGGGAGCGAACCGGGCCCGCGCGTTCATGTACACCGGTAATGCCATCGATGCCGCAGAGGCATTGCGGCTGGGCCTGGTGGCCGAAGTTCTCCCGCAGCGAGATGTCTTGCCAAGGGCCAGAGAGATTGCAGATCAGATCGCGGCGAAACCGGATATCGCCCGGCGTTTCACGCGCGCATTGCTGATTCAGCCGATTCGTAAGCAGATGGTCGATCTACTCGGCATGGGCTTCGCCTACGAGGGCCTTGCGGCCATGGGGCGCAACGACTCTCCGGAGTGA
- a CDS encoding TetR/AcrR family transcriptional regulator, with protein sequence MITEVAKTAFAELGYHGLSIRDIAKRTDMSLSALYYYYANKHDLLKSILSEGIDDYRRILDRRLSGAAEGPVAQFDALTSGLIEYRATHQIESRLMLTELRYLEPSAQEELTKPQRDATIKMASVIEAGREMGVFDTPYPDEARRAVWAMCNSIAQWYDPQGELSLDEVVKRCLHCAHSLVGYHGGGNVVASAG encoded by the coding sequence GTGATCACCGAGGTAGCGAAGACAGCGTTCGCGGAGCTCGGTTACCACGGGCTGTCGATCCGTGACATCGCCAAGCGTACGGATATGAGCCTCTCGGCGCTGTACTACTACTACGCGAACAAGCACGACTTGTTGAAGTCGATCCTCAGCGAAGGGATCGACGACTATCGGCGGATCCTCGATCGACGCCTCAGCGGAGCCGCGGAGGGGCCCGTCGCACAGTTCGACGCACTCACTTCGGGACTGATCGAGTACCGGGCAACGCACCAGATCGAGAGCAGGCTGATGCTCACCGAGCTGCGGTACCTCGAGCCGTCGGCGCAGGAGGAGCTGACGAAGCCGCAGCGGGACGCCACGATCAAGATGGCATCGGTGATCGAAGCAGGTCGGGAGATGGGTGTGTTCGACACGCCCTATCCGGACGAAGCCAGGCGAGCGGTGTGGGCGATGTGCAACTCCATCGCGCAGTGGTACGACCCCCAGGGGGAGCTGTCGCTGGATGAGGTTGTGAAGCGGTGCTTGCACTGCGCGCACAGCCTCGTGGGGTACCACGGAGGCGGCAACGTGGTCGCATCCGCAGGCTGA
- a CDS encoding DUF1059 domain-containing protein: MGEDSDDLVRRALDHLGQQHPGRSYDHEEILLMAKWQRENADYL, encoded by the coding sequence GTGGGGGAGGATTCCGACGATCTCGTACGGCGCGCGCTGGACCACCTCGGTCAACAGCACCCGGGCCGCAGCTACGACCATGAAGAAATTCTGCTCATGGCGAAGTGGCAGCGCGAGAATGCGGACTACCTGTGA
- a CDS encoding cytochrome P450, with translation MATRPEDIADIYRNSKEWSSQDVTAPKHVGDRFLPLESDAPDHTAYRKAILGLLSNKALREIEPPARTLAVDLIEGLQDGGRCDFISDFALKFPLTVFLNIMGLPAEDGVMINNWLDAYVRTNNVEEKIGVGGKIAAYVHAQVDDRIENPRNDGLTNITQGQVGDRPLTRQEIYNLAQMLTMGGIDTVAMHLSFIVIHLAQNPDKREYVRNNLDSLDRVITEYGRRYFLNNMFRTVSEDREFHGVQLKAGELIAVNAGLYNFDETLFPHPEEIDFERPAKLNLSFGAGPHACPGAALTRLEVKIFLQEWLTRIPDFEIDPDTPIALRASQMHGVSELAVRWPTKE, from the coding sequence GTGGCCACGCGCCCCGAAGACATCGCCGACATCTATCGAAACAGCAAGGAATGGTCTAGTCAGGACGTCACCGCCCCGAAGCACGTGGGCGATCGTTTCCTCCCCCTCGAGTCTGACGCCCCAGATCACACCGCCTACCGAAAAGCGATTCTCGGGCTGCTGTCGAACAAGGCCCTCCGTGAGATCGAACCGCCCGCTCGCACGCTGGCGGTCGACCTGATCGAGGGCCTGCAGGACGGGGGCCGCTGCGACTTCATCAGCGACTTCGCATTGAAGTTCCCGCTCACCGTCTTCCTGAACATCATGGGCCTCCCTGCGGAGGACGGCGTCATGATTAACAACTGGCTGGACGCGTACGTGCGCACCAACAACGTCGAAGAAAAGATCGGCGTCGGCGGAAAGATCGCAGCATACGTACACGCTCAGGTCGACGATCGGATCGAGAACCCGCGCAATGACGGGCTTACCAACATCACCCAAGGACAGGTTGGTGATCGCCCACTGACTCGTCAGGAGATCTACAATCTCGCTCAGATGCTCACCATGGGCGGGATCGACACCGTCGCCATGCACCTGAGTTTCATCGTGATCCACCTCGCACAGAACCCTGACAAGCGCGAGTACGTACGAAACAATCTCGACTCGCTCGACCGCGTCATCACCGAGTACGGCCGTCGCTACTTCCTCAACAACATGTTTCGTACCGTCAGCGAGGACCGCGAGTTCCACGGAGTCCAACTGAAGGCGGGCGAGCTGATCGCCGTGAACGCCGGCCTCTACAACTTCGACGAAACACTCTTCCCCCACCCGGAGGAGATCGACTTCGAACGGCCGGCAAAGCTCAACCTCTCGTTCGGGGCCGGCCCGCACGCCTGCCCGGGTGCCGCCCTCACCCGCCTGGAGGTCAAGATCTTCCTACAGGAATGGCTGACGCGGATCCCGGACTTCGAGATCGACCCTGACACCCCGATCGCCCTTCGTGCGAGCCAGATGCATGGCGTCAGCGAATTGGCCGTGCGCTGGCCTACCAAGGAATGA
- a CDS encoding NAD(P)/FAD-dependent oxidoreductase: MSNDDAVVVIGAGQGGFQAAHSLRSGGFTGTIDLVGDETHLPYQRPPLSKDYLRGSTTTEKLRLADESFFADKRIRLHRNDRAVDVDRSTQRVLLESGTRLPYSNLVFATGARPRALPVPGSDLQGVGYLRGIDDADTLRELRAESAHVVVIGGGFIGLEFAAVERAAGRSVTIVEGLDRPLARALSPEMSAHLASIHTERGTRLLLGRTVSALHGRNGSVTEVELDDGTRVRADIVVIGIGVVPNVELAARAGLTIDNGIVVDEQLRTSDPSITALGDCAVFPAVHAEDRLVRLESVQNAVDQAKFVAAGINGTPGDRYDSVPWFWSHQFDRKVQMAGLPTPDDQRIIHGDIDSGRFSVLRFDGDRVVCVESVNRPADHMAARKILASPLRPTPADAENPEFTLQTFAKGGGRAPFSAA, from the coding sequence ATGAGCAACGACGACGCCGTCGTGGTCATCGGCGCGGGGCAGGGCGGCTTCCAAGCCGCACACTCACTTCGATCGGGCGGATTCACCGGGACCATCGACCTCGTCGGCGACGAGACGCACCTGCCGTACCAACGTCCCCCTCTGTCCAAGGACTATCTGCGCGGTTCGACGACGACCGAAAAGCTCCGGCTCGCGGACGAGTCCTTCTTCGCTGACAAGCGAATCCGCTTGCACCGCAATGATCGCGCCGTTGACGTGGACAGATCAACGCAGCGTGTACTCCTCGAATCCGGGACCCGCCTTCCCTACTCGAACCTGGTGTTCGCCACCGGCGCCCGGCCGCGAGCCCTGCCGGTACCCGGGTCCGACCTCCAAGGGGTCGGTTACCTACGTGGCATCGATGATGCGGACACACTCCGCGAGCTCCGCGCCGAGAGCGCACACGTCGTGGTCATCGGTGGCGGGTTCATCGGCCTCGAGTTCGCCGCGGTCGAGCGAGCGGCAGGCCGCTCGGTCACCATCGTCGAGGGCCTCGATCGGCCATTGGCGCGGGCGCTGTCGCCAGAGATGTCCGCCCACCTCGCGAGCATCCACACCGAACGTGGCACACGTTTGCTGCTGGGCCGAACCGTCAGTGCCCTCCACGGCCGAAACGGATCGGTCACCGAGGTCGAACTCGACGACGGGACCCGTGTTCGAGCTGACATCGTGGTCATCGGCATCGGCGTGGTCCCAAACGTAGAACTCGCTGCGAGAGCCGGCTTGACAATCGACAACGGCATCGTCGTCGACGAACAGCTCCGGACCTCGGATCCATCCATCACCGCGCTCGGCGACTGTGCCGTGTTCCCGGCCGTGCACGCGGAGGATCGACTCGTCCGACTTGAGTCGGTCCAGAACGCAGTGGACCAGGCGAAGTTCGTTGCAGCCGGGATCAATGGCACTCCAGGTGATCGATACGACAGTGTCCCCTGGTTCTGGTCGCACCAGTTCGATCGTAAGGTCCAGATGGCGGGCCTGCCTACGCCGGATGACCAACGAATCATCCACGGCGACATCGACTCCGGACGATTCTCGGTGCTACGGTTCGATGGGGATCGCGTGGTGTGCGTCGAATCCGTCAACCGCCCGGCAGACCACATGGCCGCTCGCAAGATCCTCGCAAGCCCCCTGCGCCCGACCCCGGCAGACGCCGAGAACCCCGAGTTCACCCTGCAGACTTTCGCCAAGGGCGGCGGTCGTGCCCCCTTCAGCGCC